The genome window CAGAGCTGCCGCCAGGGCCGCTGCTGCGGCTGCCGCAAAAGCTAAAGCCGAAAACAGGGAAGTAGCTACCCCTAAAGTGAGAACGATCAACAAAAACTCGTCAAACAGCGAGGTTTTAAATGCAACACCGGAAGCCGCCAAGTTATCAAGCGACTTTTTGGACAATCGTGGATCATTGCCATGGCCGGTTGCTAACGGAAGTGTTAAGCAGGGCTTTGGAATTTACTATGATGAAACCCGGATAAAAAATGAAAGCCTGGGATGGGATATTAAGACAAACGCAGGGGCTTCGGTTAGGGCGGTATTCCAGGGTGAAGTTTCAAATGTTAAAGATGTAAGTGGCACATACCTGGTGGTAATTAAACATGGTGAATATTTTACCGCATACTCCAACCTTAAATCTGTAACGGTTAGAGCAGGGCAAAAGGTAACAACCAAACAGGTTATAGGAACGGTAGCTACTGATTCATCAACTGGTGACGCTATTGTAAGTTTTTCGTTATATAAGGGAACAAACCCTGTTAATCCGAAAATATGGCTGGCGCCAAATTAGTTTTAATTTTATAAATTTTAAATTGCCTATATTTGCAGGCTAATTATAATCCGTATGCATAATTTAGTATTGGGATTTTTGAATATCGGTTCATCCGAAATGATACTTATTGTATTTGCTGCGCTGTTACTTTTTGGCGGTGAGAAACTACCTGAAATTGCACGTGGACTAGGGAAAGGCATCCGTGATTTTAAAGATGCTTCAGAGGGCGTTAAACGCGAGATAAACAACCAGATAAATAGCTACGAAGAAAAAAGGGAAGAGACCCGTTTAACCGAAGAAGCTACAAAAATTCAGGAAGAAACAGCAAAGGGTGAACTCCCCGCGCATCCTGAAGGTTTTGCCCCGGTTGAAAATACAATACCGGTGAGCGACAGTTATTTTTCGGCTGTAGAACATCCTGTTTCCGAAACGCCTATTGATTTGCACAAGAGACCGGCTGCTGGCGAAATTGATGCTACAGTGAGCCACGAAGATGCAATACAACATCCGGCTGAACCGCAACACGAATCATCCGGAACAACAAAAAACACATAATAAGAATATTAAATCATAATTAAACAAACAAAATCATGGGTGGATTAGGCGCACCAGAAATTATTCTGATCATCATTGCAATTTTAATACTGTTTGGCGGTAAAAAAATTCCTGAACTAATGAAAGGTTTAGGTAAAGGCATGAAAGAATTCAAGGATGCACAAAACGGCGAAAGCAGCACAACAACTTCAGGGTCAACAACCAATACTGAAGAAAAACCAAAAGTTTAAGTTGTAAACCAGGCCGGCAAATCCGGCAGTGGCTCTTTTAATGTTTTATATTTATAAACTTATCTGTTGATTATTTATACATTCAACGGATAAGTTTTTTATTTTAGCCCCATGACTAAGTCTTATACCTCGTTAAACGAGATAAAGAATGAGATTGCAATTGGAAAAATTACGGTCCTAAAACTGGTAGAAGGTTATATCGGCAACATTACAGAAAACGCGCGCTTAAATGCTTTCAACGAAGTATTTGCGGCTGAAGCCCTTGAAGAAGCAAAAAAGATAGACGCCCGAATTAAGCAAGGAATCGCCGGCAAACTGGCCGGTATGGTTATTGCAATAAAAGATAACATTTGCTACAAAGGGCACAAAGTGAGTGCCTCCTCTAAAATTTTAAAAGATTTTACTTCGGTTTATACGTCAACCATTGTTGAGCGCTTACTGGCAGAAGACGCGGTTATAATTGGCCGCTGCAATTGCGATGAATTTGCGATGGGTGCCGCTAATGAAAATTCATATTTTGGCCACGTAAAAAACTTTGCCGACGAAACCAGGGTTTCCGGCGGTTCATCAGGTGGCTCGGCGGTTGCTGTGCAGGCAAATATGTGTCACGCTGCAATTGGTACAGATACCGGCGGCTCCGTTAGGCAGCCGGCCGCTTTTTGCGGACTGGTTGGCTTAAAGCCAACATACGGACGTATTTCAAGGCATGGTATAATTGCTTACGCTTCCTCGTTTGATCAGGTTGGCCCAATCACACGATCAGTAGAGGACGCGGCGCTTTTACTTGAAGTTATGGCAGGACCTGATGAGTATGACGGCACTTTGGCGAATAATGAAGTTGCGGAATTCAGCAAAAACATCAAGGCTCCCGGTAAAAAAAAGATAGCCTATTTGCAGGAAGCCTTGTCGAGCCCCGGCGTTGATGCTGACGTTAAGAACACGCTGGTAACTTATATCGAAAAGTTGCGCGCCGAAGGCCATACAGTGAAACCCATAGCCTTTGATCATCTGGATTACATGGTGCCGACCTATTATGTGCTGGCTATGGCCGAAGCATCTTCAAATCTTTCCCGCTATGATGGCGTACATTACGGCTATCGTAGTCCCGCAGCCACCGATCTGTCGTCAACCTATAAAAAATCACGCTCCGAAGGGTTCGGCAAAGAGGTTAAACGCCGTATAATGCTGGGCACTTTTGTACTTAGTGCAGGCTATTATGACGCCTATTTCGCAAAAGCGCAAAAAGTTCGCCGCCTGATAAGGGAGAAAACGGATGCAATTTTGCAGGAGTATGATTTTATTTTGGTACCTACAGCTCCCGAACCGGCTTTTGCCATAGGTAAGCAGGAAAAAGATCCGGTTGTAACGTACCTTTCAGATATTTTTACTGTGCAGGCCTCATTAACAGGAGCACCTGCTATTTCATTACCTGCGGGCAATAATAGCAGAGGAT of Mucilaginibacter xinganensis contains these proteins:
- a CDS encoding Sec-independent protein translocase subunit TatA/TatB, translating into MHNLVLGFLNIGSSEMILIVFAALLLFGGEKLPEIARGLGKGIRDFKDASEGVKREINNQINSYEEKREETRLTEEATKIQEETAKGELPAHPEGFAPVENTIPVSDSYFSAVEHPVSETPIDLHKRPAAGEIDATVSHEDAIQHPAEPQHESSGTTKNT
- the tatA gene encoding twin-arginine translocase TatA/TatE family subunit, yielding MGGLGAPEIILIIIAILILFGGKKIPELMKGLGKGMKEFKDAQNGESSTTTSGSTTNTEEKPKV
- the gatA gene encoding Asp-tRNA(Asn)/Glu-tRNA(Gln) amidotransferase subunit GatA, whose translation is MTKSYTSLNEIKNEIAIGKITVLKLVEGYIGNITENARLNAFNEVFAAEALEEAKKIDARIKQGIAGKLAGMVIAIKDNICYKGHKVSASSKILKDFTSVYTSTIVERLLAEDAVIIGRCNCDEFAMGAANENSYFGHVKNFADETRVSGGSSGGSAVAVQANMCHAAIGTDTGGSVRQPAAFCGLVGLKPTYGRISRHGIIAYASSFDQVGPITRSVEDAALLLEVMAGPDEYDGTLANNEVAEFSKNIKAPGKKKIAYLQEALSSPGVDADVKNTLVTYIEKLRAEGHTVKPIAFDHLDYMVPTYYVLAMAEASSNLSRYDGVHYGYRSPAATDLSSTYKKSRSEGFGKEVKRRIMLGTFVLSAGYYDAYFAKAQKVRRLIREKTDAILQEYDFILVPTAPEPAFAIGKQEKDPVVTYLSDIFTVQASLTGAPAISLPAGNNSRGLPLGLQLLTKHFDEQELLNFSKYFLEL